The following nucleotide sequence is from Apium graveolens cultivar Ventura chromosome 4, ASM990537v1, whole genome shotgun sequence.
actcaggtaCAAATCGTGACAACTCGGTGAACTTGGCCTTGTACTCCGCCACaatcatcttatcctgtttcagctctagaaacttaatctccatctaaGGTTCCAtgaacctagggaaatacttatctaagaacaatcgggtaaatctatcccatggaacCACATCATCAGTCTCGAGGTTTagtttggactcccaccagtagtaAGCTTcccctttcagcatgtaagaggCGAAAATGATCTTGTGTCGCTCTTCAACACCTAGTAtttcgaaggacttttctatttccaTGATCCAGGCCCGTGCCTCAATGGGGTCGGCCGATCCTAGAAACtttgggggtttgagagatttgaatgCCCTGAAGGTAGTGGCATCAGTCTGTTGGACAATATGCGCCTGTGGTGGAATGAGCTGTTGGTTCATATTGgcccttaaaagttccataaattcattcatagggttccctccctgatgggtatcctcagcttcttcttCTATATAATCCTCTTCATCAtactcattatagtctaggtcttcttcactttcctcattcagTACATGGTCGGGTCTATTTCGTTGTTGGTTGACAGATTCTGTGGGtcgtgccctggttcctcttcgACGGGGTGgaattgttctgataatgaaaatatGTCAATACAGTTGCAAAATTTTACATTTGGATTAATCTATTCGTAGGTAAGCATGTTAATAATTATCTAGCATGCATTTATCAAGTGCAGTAATTGgtaatcaatttcttaataactgctagatatatattaTAGGGTCTCCTAGAATACATCTTGGGGGAAAAACAACCATCCGAATCCATACATGGTCCTGAATATAATACATCAACTACATGATCCTAAATActgaaatacaaatacatacaccgggtaccctgaagggctaggaatgctatctactactagctatcctaacaaaattggtgacaagtcacccaaccCTTTGCAAGGTCCATAAGTAGTCACTGGCctctcagtcactgtcactgcgcgtgaggtctcgaaccctcctcatcgctccttcCAACATCAGCTCTACATCAATTactgggatgtatcctcccaTCGCCGTCATCCTCATCTGTACTCGGGTACAGAGCTTAATCCCATCAATCTCCCTCCGAGCTATAGCCGGGGAAGCAACTCTAAAGTCCCCTAGGTATCCTAGCCTGATGGCTCTCTCGATGTTTAGCGCCTATCGTAGCTCCATAATGCGGGCAGATGTCACGATGATCTCAgtgttaagctgagccactatccagtcatacacgctacatgtatggtcgctgggggtggtagaggtgagtccgGGTCACTGAaggatatgtcatgaacctcGTAGGTCTATGCATCCATCTCGTCATCCTCGTCCTCATCAATGTAGAGCAAAGGGCTCATCATCCCTGGGTGAGGTGTAGGAGGGTGAAAGGTCAGGAGAGGGTACATCTTTATGTCTATCCAGTCTACGCCATCGCCCTGGGGCATCTCAACatcattagctatggggacagggAAGTCAGTCTCATCCTCCGGGGGATCCTCAGTAGCGTCATCATCCGAGTCATCAATATGTGGGTCCTCCaactcgggagtagggtcacgcttaGGGGCTATAATGTCCTCAATagggtcaacctcccccataggctccactggtacctgacacaataggcaaggtgttactaacgtagagtcggaattcccttgagaATAAAACTTTCAAAACCACCCATGCAGtctgacgacgaactcgacttgagttctaattgattattattattcttatgttTACGTgttttatatcctatcatttccaagatttgataacctaaggccctgataccatttctgtggcaccccaaaattcggggtcagggatctaggaggccacgccatctgAATCAAGTATAACACATATCTCGTTCCGCAATATATaatactcacacctttacgaccccacacttatcaacacacacacacacacttacacgTTATTGTCTTGGAAACTAACCATGCATTACTAGAGTGTATCCAttcacaaagtgataattattataatcctaaaagtgattaagtcttacgGCGAAAGTAACCTTTATGTAAGGTTAGATCGGCGGCCAAATATTCATTTCTTtgttattatcttacataagtctTACTTGTAAATAATCCAGACTAAAAACAACtaaaaaccaatccagcttatccgatctacctgaggtacaacaccaaacatcctatgGAACAGATGGCCATTTCCTACCTGTTTCCTGgccgtgagtttcatgatagacatcttgattcactgttgtgttgtgtcaatttaaaaaaacaagtgtgagctataatgcccaacataacaatgtacagtatgaacagactgtatgagaaattcaTGTATAATTCCATATATGATAAATAGGTTTATTTAAAATAGTTTTCCTCGATGATACACACCTTCGTTCCAAAATATTCGTTTTGTTGACTTATTATCctacgaataccttaatggtaaacccagcacttAGGTTGGAAGAATTTAAGACATTCACTGAAGCCACTGCATACGATGATTAGTCGTAATACGGAAataataaccttttctactagtagaaggaagaCATCTTCGTATCTcgattatcacccttgccgcattcgggctacgtgtcccattttgggtatacacatacttcacaagttcatgagtacacagagtaccttcgcctgcagtacctttggtagtctccctagtactcttcgtactagagtctacccctccaagtcctttgaaaaattctatcatatctcgagaactcgaaccacatcgaagcttcccaagcgttttgcttgttgatagaaatagctcatcttatatgtatatatatatatgtacttccgagaattttcggaggaagtactaaggacctgtgttgaccgttgtcaacagataattaaataagggggagttttttttgaaactatattcagaatatttaaaataagtcgagataatatttttcgacgatTTGAAAGTATTCGAATAACTTTATGAAACTCAGAAAGTATTTTTAAAGTAGGTCTTaagatttttaaattatattaaatcatttaataattaaataataattaaataataattattaaataaatatacctcgaataattatgttttaaaagaatatttgaaataatattcctcaactattTTACGTTTAAATAATTAGggtaatctttaataatataattaatcgagtttgaaataataatttgttggagaatacttctcctatattaaatgaacaattgaaataatattcgtattcgagtaattaaatatagttgagggaatatgatctttggaaatcgttttaaataaattGGAGGTAttttaatacttcgcaagtggacatcgagtcccttggaataaaacaAGTACGGATTTTTAATCGTCCTAAACATCACCGAAATGACTCCCGGGTTTTTGTTTAAAACTCCGATAGACTCTCGGTCTGATAATTATATATCACGCTCATGGTGGCGTtaaaatattctacgatataTATACAACGTGACGCAATAGCTATTGATGCGAAAACTTAAATACTAGTATCATGGAAAGCATGGCATTTATGCAAAAGACAGTAAAACAAtattttcacaacacaacagtatatggagttgggtcTGTAAACTTTCCTTGGTACTTTAAGGTgaaggatgctctagggtccgctcgaaaatctataatcataaacacataTCATTTCGTTAGATCCCATTCTTATTTATGGTGAATCGTAGATATGCGCTACTTATTAATCGTTCCCGCAACTCACTTTActcttattatttctttaagcACATATTCTTGTCACGTTCTTTTTCTTTTCGAAATCCTTTATGTTTGTTTAAGTCCTTTACATTTCGGTCCTCGACTCTGTTTACAATTCTTAATGGTTTTCTAATCGCGCAGTCtcgactccgatatttttataaaattgagaaattcatattttcacttgaaatttttatataGGTTAATAAAttctatttcttactctctgtaaaaatttcatgatttttgaatatttttaagtcgatcatttcaATTCCCAAaattcataattcgtagcagtttttgtcgcgtaaatcacttttactaaaacggacATAACTTTTGATCCCTAAATCgaaatcaagagattcaagcgcctaaacgatccttataatattttatatcataagttttaagaatctacagtttacacATTCAaaaacttctgcagaaactttaagttaagttttgttcgttttaacgaggttacgattacaaTTCGTGTTTTGTTTACGTCTTAAAccattataccaccatcaacaaccatcatatcatcatctcaatactaactcctctcaagaacatatTGTTCTTGAgtcaacaatcatcaaccttaaaaataattaactaaacatcaagatattagcaaatcaaccattaaaactaggtttataactaggatttcaaagtttcttgaaacttaaaccttaaataaagattggtcaaagatttatacctttcttgaaagcttgtgatgtgttcttgatgatggtggagtcttggggaTGCTTGGTTGAGTTTAAGGAATCTAAATCAAgccataaaaatcaagaaaccaagaaaagttactatttattACTATTCTTGATCACTTTTCTTGtatttatttcacccatcaaaccttaatataatgagctcaaaaatttatcttaccttagtttaggatgtatgaaaCTTGGGATTTAATGGTGGAATTTTTCCATCGCTAGAACTTGGTGTTTTCAAAttgatttctttgtttttcttggatgaggccgaatggaagaagaaggGAGAGAAGAGAGAGTTTTGTATTATGTTCTAGAATTCTTCTTACGTAAAATTGTGTTATATGACTTCGTATATATCCTAGTACTACTAAATCCATGAAAATCTTGGCTAGCCATTCAAGGATGCAAGCTATTCTACTTAGTTTATATCCTAGGATAATATTTAATAGCTTTTAGGTTATCATTCTATctagctaggttactatttggttacttgaccatggttagtttcttactctagttagcttgtatagttagcttggtttgatacgtttatttattcgtttacgcgttcgctcgatTGCTTATTCATTTTTTAATAAACTCTCGTAAACGGTTTgcggtgtaaatcctttcttatacgttcTTTACATTTTGAAGTATCatacttggatttgaatttgtaggattttacatttctaattatattataattcctataatccttgatggttcatagatacggtcgtttttcaaagttcattttcttcgaaaactaatagcgtttacatacactcatttggtacgtatgGTCATGTTATCGACTCAATTTCTCATACACAACATAGTGTGGGGTAAAAAGTTTTCCCCGATTgttagggttactattcatcaagaattttacaaattctcaaaaatttgagttattacacttgagaaggacaagctgacaggaacaaacttccttgattGGAAAAGGAACGTGAGGAtagtcctcaggcaggagcgaaAGCTCTATATCATTGATGTTCCTCGCCCTGGACCTCTTCCTAGAGGTGCAACGCGTGTTCAACAGGCTGCTTATCAGAAGCATATTGATGACACATATGTCACATGTTTGATGCTAGCGACTATGAGTcctgaacttcagaaacaacatgagcatatagatgtttatgtcatgattgcgcaccttaaatgtatgtttgaaggacaggctcgtcaaGAGAGGCATGATACAAGCAAAGCTTTGTATGCATACAAACAGGGCGatcgtgatccggttggaccgcatgttctgaagatgattggatATATGGAGTACCTTGCTACTCTAGGTTCCTCGATTGGTCTGGAAGCCCAGATAGATCTGATCTTACGATCTTTGAACAACAACTATTCTCAGTTTGTAATAAATTACAACATGAATGAGATAGACAAGACACCTACCAAATTGTTGGCTATGTTAAAAAATGTTGAGACCAAAATTCAGAAGGCATCCTCTGCTCCCATAATGATGATGAACAAAGGGAGTGCCAAAAGGAAAGGCAAATGGAAAGGCAAGAAGAGGACGAGATCCAAACCCGCCGCTACTCCTAAAACTACTCCAAAAAAGGATTTAAAGCCTGGAGGTGGTGTTGCAAAGGGTGATacttgtcactattgcaagaaacgGGGTCATTGAAAGAGAAATTGTCttgcttatttggaggatctgaaaaAGAAGAAAGCTACCGAAGCTTCTGATTCaagtatttatgttatagaactcaatttgtctacttctacatcttgggtattagatactggatgtggttctcacatttgtataaatgtgcaggaactgctGGGAAGTAagacattggcgaagggagaagtcgacctacgtgttggaaatggagcaaaggttgttgatttagctgtagggacttatcatttatcgtttcccactgggcttgttttagaactagataactgttcTTACGTGCCTAcaatttgcagaaacattattttggtttcttgtttggacaagaaaggtttttcgtttttgATTCAGAATAATAGTTATTCCTTTTCATTGAATAACGTTACCTATGGGGTTGCAcatttgtttaatggtttatatgttcttgatttagatactcTTGTCTATAATATAAATAATGATGATAAAcatattaagatgaaagactcaaatcaaacatacctctggcattgtcgtttaggtcacataaatgagaaacgcatttccaaattacatcaagatggttacttggataagtttgattttgaatcatacgaagaatgcaaatcttgtctcattagAAAAATGGCTAgagctccttttaccggacaaggtgaagGGCCGCCtaacgattaggacttatacatagtgatgtatatAACAACTCATGTATTTTTGTGCGTAATTATGGAAGGATTGATTTAattaaaatatgtgtattagatttgaccgctatgtgttgttttattattatgtatgtgtgatttTTGGTGTACTGGGTTGTCCTCGTAATgaattatggacttgtattgaattgttttcacttttaaaagtggatttaatacaagtttatttgtgtaaatatgtggattgtctctaaaattatttttatgactttataatctcaatatttatttttgggattttataaaatttagaaatcagtATTTCATCAATTTTGTAGCCCTGTATGATTTCTTGATTGTATTTTAATgtaaattggaaattaaaatcagaaatgtttcaaaaattacgaaactcatatttatttaagtttggaatattatgagaattttaaaattatttttgggatttttgagattaatttcacccgcgagttgattcatttatttgttaaaaacgggaataaattgtgtttcaaaaattgttttaaaatttcataattcatatttttataaactttgggatatttataacattttaagactatttttgtaattttctgaatttgttttaagtgcagctcggttcgttaattgtgaatcGCGGGTGTAATAGCGCgattcaaaaatgatttaaaaattacaaaaatctTATTTCATTAGTTTTTGggtattttggaaattttaatattaatttagaaAAATTTCGACTCGTTTCTACTTGTAAAATATACCTCTAAATCGTGAATTCGAGTCGAATTTGAGGCGTGCGGTCAGAATTAGGGACACGTGTCCTTTTTATTTGGTTACGTGGACTGAAATTAGAAAGTGAGGAAGGGGTGTACAACTTCAATCTTTATCTTAATCTCTCATCCATAttttcttctctttttgattTCTCTCGGCCTTTCTCTCGTTGGGAACAGCTCTATCAAATTCTGTTTACTCCCTCTCCCTTTCACTTTCTTTTCTCGGCGAGTTCTGCCGCTGCTGTTGTGCCTGTTCCGGCCATTTTTTCCCATTTTCTGGCCATGGCTCCTGGTTCGATTTTATCTTGCTGCTTAGCGTATATATATGCATACATGTGTAGTATATATGTATGTTCAGTACTAATTGATGCATAGTTGGTGTTAGTCCCGGTTGCCGCCGGTTTAATTTCCGGCTAGGTGGCCGTGACATGTCTTGTGCGTGGTTTTTGTTTCTTCCGGCTGTTTGCGCGTGTGATACGCGTACCGTTCCTGATGAAattgatttttaatattttatttattttagctTTCTGCAAGGAATAGTCGAATAAAATTTGTGAAATAAATCTATTATGTGCGGAAAGTTATTTTAATTTATCGGTGTATTTCATTTGGACACCCGAATTTATCGGGCACCAATGAATTTTACtaccgtccgcgatgaatttcgatgagcggATGGCGGACTGTGATGAgacgattctgagtcctaatattttaaaataaataaatataaaatacgaataataattaataattgtaattAAGTTGAAATTTGGAAATGTGTAGAATTATGATTGTTATGATTGAGTTGAATCGGAGGTTGAGAATTGTATCTGGATTAATTGTGGATtgtttgttgtgatttgacgtcgagttggtCGACGTGTAGGCCGATAAACggaggaggtgctgcccaaatttttggaaattaaatttgaaaattcgggacataccctgtaattatcggaacgtcgagcgagtataaataagcATATGCATATATTTTGTGcggaacctgattgtatgtagtggtaaattattttgccaaaaccaataaccctaattttgtaaaataacTAGTATACGTATTTTTTGGAAACAAACACCGACCCGATTtctgagaacgtgaaccctaattgttgtgtgttttattataatatgaataagtacgagtcgggaatcGTTATCATTGGGTAAATGgtttagcgaggatatgtcaagcatacctggacgTCTAACCTAGAGtgtttcgaccctgtaggttctagtcggaaaacTGAAAATTGACGTCGAACTAAAGATAACTTAGTGATCAGTTGACAAGCGTAGCGaagttccaagcgaaggacctgaatGTTGAAGTCGGAcccaggatagtctgatagtaaggcgataaagccgagcgtccaagtcagtccaagggCAATCGATATTAGTTAtaaagctctacaaggcaagtacccctgaccattcttttatggtttagtatgtatgaatagctaaatgttttattctcgtaatggaacagaaacgttttaagttatgtatcccctgtagttataaatcactgttttcaaatttttttggggaaaagtaacttcgaaaggtacctataaattgcgaactggattttatatgtgtgctggttaaataaatgattttgaaatgaaataggtacaagtgttttgaaaactggataaaaagatcagatatgggatacataggggccagagtaggcctattgagatGGAGTAataggctaattcggttgcgcgcaatatataacccattagtccagcaggtcagagacctagctagtctctgagttccggagcAGGTATATGGGATGGCAGTGGTAGTCGtccggtgttgatagcctgatcagctatcttcacatatccgtacgtatctgatttggctttgtgattctcgtaatgGAGCAAGTGAGTTATACAGTGGAATATCCACTTTATGAATGTTTTACATGTTTTGCGAATGAGTTATTatctctgttcctatcactgctttatcataaactgttttacttgttattcatatagtggtactactgagcaattgattgctcacccttgcagaatgttttatatatatattgcagatgcttaggagattcttccgcggtAGTCAGGGTAGAATTGCAGtgccttccgtgtcaggctcctctgaggtactTGTGCTGGACCAAAGATGGTTTGTTGAGTTGCTGCGGTAGGTTAATTATGTCAGGATTATTTGTAATTAGTTgggttgtaatagttgtaacctaagtcatacttaaacctggaaaaggtcttggtaaaggggtcgtagttatgcATTATTAATAATTTGGATTGaattatgattattattattgttgttggtgacatcaattcctgaccccggggttgaggccgtcacaatgtATATTGTTTAATGTGTATGATGGCAATatgtggcttttactacttcattatgtttattgatgattttagtagatatggaaATGTATaccttttgaagaacaaatccgattcttttgaaaagttcaaagaatacaaggctgaagtggaaaagcaaacaggggaaagtataaaagttctatgatcagattgtggaggagaatacttaaacctcaagtttaaaggtttcttgaaggagtgtggtatcgtatcacagcTTAATCCTCTTGGAgcgcctcaatggaatggagtttctgagaggagaaatcgtaccttgttggacatggtgcgatcgatgatgagtctagcagatcttccaataagtttctggggttatgctctagaaatggctgcatatacactaaatcGAGTTCCAACTATATCGGTTTAAAAgactctatatgagatatggactaagaaacgtcacagcatgtcatttatgaaagtaCGGGATGCGGAGCGTTTGTGAAATACTTGGTGTCTTACAAGCTAGGACCAAAATCggaagaaactaaagggtatagtttctataatcctaccgagaacaaagtgtttgttgccCGAACCGCtatatttcttgaaagagagttacttttcAAGAAAAATAGTGGGAGGATTATAGATCTCAATGAATATCGAgatgtacaaaataatattgaaccagagttggaaagtgggcaggatgtgcatcaagatgttcctgctccagaaacacaggttgttcgtagatctagtaggactCATCATGAGCCaaagagatattatggatttctcttgactcaaggTGACTATGTTATgttcatagataatgatgagcctcttacctaccaagaatctatgaacagtccagactccgagagatggctagaggccatgaaatccgagatgaaATCTGAGATGAAATCcatatatcaaaataaagtatggactttagttgatccacccgaaggggtaaaacctattgggtgcaagtgggttttcaaaaAGAAGATTGACATGGTTGGTAAAGTATAGACCTATAAGGCGCGtctagtggcaaaaggtttcaagcAAATtaatggtatagactatgatgagaatttttcaccagtttctatggtcaagtccatcaaaATTTTTCTAGCAATAGCttcttactacgactatgagatttggcaactggatgtcaaaaccgctttcttaaatgggagccttgaagaggatgtatacatgatataacctgagggttttatcgatccCAAGTTCCCtaagatggtttgtaagttgcttcgatctatttaaggattgaagcaagcctcaaggagatggaatcatTGTTTTGATGAAATAATAAAACAATTTGGATTTATTCAAAAGGAAGATTAACCATGTATTTACAAGAAgattagtgggagccatgtggcattcctgGTACTatatgacatattactaatagggaatgacataccttctctacaagctgctaagacttggttgggaaatagtttctcaataaaggacttaggcgatgctacctatatatttgTTTTCCAACAAAGTAATtttttaaggggggttggatacaattactaaacaaatcaatgtattatgaaattaaagtaagaacagatgaatcaaataacagtttatattgatcttgaataaaatgttacaaaactctctcaagaacaatattcttaagagcttctaggttatacgaatactcgagttgtgcatgacattgtgataacctattctctgcttatatactacacaactacaaatcattcctctatcaattacaagatatgttacaatataactctaatactttatatatctaaatcaactacgatcctataaatcagcaccttctAATTTATCTCGCAGTCATGACTTATCATCAAAGTCATTCTCTTCAACGGATAGCTTTGATCAATGGATAAATGCTTTAGCTTTAACGAATAATCATTTATGTATATAAACGGATGATATTGAAGCTTTCAACGAATAATCATATTACAGAAGTTGATCATTTCCTGATTGTGACATAGATCCTGATTttcgacttagccaattctcaacaatctcccccaatttatgctttgcagaataagcaTGAATTCCAATAGAATTTTCTAGTCCCAAAACCAGATAGACAAAATAATTAGTGTAAAGCTTACTTTGTTTGATATAGACCTTCAAATTTCTTGATAAACTCTGCAGTATCTTAGAACAAAAGCTTTAACTctgtcatcaatctttttcaacaGAATATCTTCTGATTTGGTAGATAGCAGCTTCAGACTTCTGAT
It contains:
- the LOC141719123 gene encoding uncharacterized protein LOC141719123, producing MFEGQARQERHDTSKALYAYKQGDRDPVGPHVLKMIGYMEYLATLGSSIGLEAQIDLILRSLNNNYSQFVINYNMNEIDKTPTKLLAMLKNVETKIQKASSAPIMMMNKGSAKRKGKWKGKKRTRSKPAATPKTTPKKDLKPGGGVAKGDTCHYCKKRGH